One Filimonas effusa genomic window carries:
- a CDS encoding RNA polymerase sigma factor, with amino-acid sequence MRQSSIHTLWNCMLAGDADAMKELYNNFYQYLFSNNFAVYPYRELVKDCIHETFLSIWVNREKLPQVSSVGGYLNTCVRRKIMDALRKESLENKRHTSEAESQECSYEEAMIAFQEHEATGKILKEAFAQLTPKQKEVIRLRFFENRNYDEIAALSNCEARTIYNRVYEAIERLRRYFSIKHPF; translated from the coding sequence TTGCGTCAATCCAGTATCCATACACTTTGGAACTGCATGCTTGCAGGCGATGCAGATGCTATGAAGGAATTGTATAATAATTTCTATCAATATTTGTTTTCCAACAATTTTGCAGTTTATCCTTATCGCGAACTTGTAAAAGATTGCATTCATGAAACGTTTCTCAGCATTTGGGTAAACCGGGAAAAGCTACCACAGGTATCGTCTGTAGGAGGTTATCTCAATACCTGCGTCCGGAGGAAAATAATGGATGCCTTAAGGAAGGAAAGCCTGGAGAACAAAAGGCATACGTCTGAAGCGGAAAGCCAAGAATGTTCTTATGAGGAGGCAATGATAGCGTTCCAGGAACATGAAGCCACGGGAAAGATCCTGAAAGAAGCATTTGCACAGTTAACGCCCAAGCAGAAAGAAGTGATCCGGCTGCGTTTTTTTGAGAACAGGAACTACGACGAAATAGCTGCATTGTCGAACTGTGAAGCGCGAACCATCTACAACCGCGTTTATGAAGCTATTGAAAGATTGAGGCGTTATTTTTCCATAAAACACCCATTTTAA
- a CDS encoding carboxypeptidase-like regulatory domain-containing protein, with protein sequence MSTLCLLRGKVLYLLFLATTLCLHNNAQAGPGAPMQDISTTVIKLSKNIFTLSTLFTTIETQANVRFAYDTKELNVNEQIEISAKKIELKQLLTEVSKQSGATFEWSKNTVTVIPPQKKLAEETQFLAAQTVVTGKIVDKSGQPVIKAAVIVKGTGIGTTSDEKGNFRINAKPGDVLEISFVGYQTEEVKVTGDNVLTVVLTELKSSLADVVVVGYGTQKKANLTGAVGVTWKAVPLPTVARRYKERFPVCMPCRVRVNPVMMALL encoded by the coding sequence ATGAGTACACTCTGTTTGCTCAGAGGGAAGGTATTATATTTACTTTTCCTGGCAACAACACTTTGCCTTCACAACAACGCCCAAGCCGGTCCCGGCGCTCCAATGCAGGACATCAGTACAACGGTGATAAAGCTTTCAAAGAACATCTTTACTTTAAGTACTTTATTTACGACTATAGAAACGCAAGCCAATGTAAGGTTTGCCTATGACACGAAGGAATTAAATGTGAACGAGCAGATAGAGATATCTGCGAAGAAAATTGAGCTAAAGCAACTACTGACAGAGGTAAGCAAACAATCGGGCGCCACATTTGAGTGGTCTAAAAACACTGTAACAGTTATTCCACCTCAAAAAAAGCTGGCAGAAGAAACGCAGTTCCTGGCGGCACAAACAGTAGTAACCGGTAAGATAGTAGATAAAAGCGGGCAACCTGTTATCAAAGCTGCGGTAATAGTAAAGGGCACGGGCATTGGAACGACCAGCGATGAAAAAGGTAATTTCCGGATCAACGCCAAGCCTGGAGATGTGCTTGAAATCAGCTTTGTAGGCTACCAGACGGAAGAGGTAAAAGTTACGGGCGACAATGTGCTTACTGTAGTATTAACGGAGCTCAAGAGTAGCCTGGCAGATGTAGTAGTGGTAGGTTATGGTACGCAAAAGAAAGCCAACTTAACCGGTGCTGTAGGGGTGACATGGAAAGCCGTCCCCTTACCAACAGTGGCCAGGCGTTACAAGGAACGGTTTCCGGTGTGTATGCCTTGCAGAGTTCGGGTAAACCCGGTGATGATGGCGCTGTTATAG
- a CDS encoding FecR family protein: MKDYLSYRVEDFVTDESYLRYYYKEDGKDILFWTLWIQRHPEKLDVIISANNYIDALSIRLSEAEFQKEQQRFEHSLEQLSLDDEFLVPITEGVSHQNIVQHTGKKVRVWRIAAGFAAVAAGMFYMFVFHGKGWDIVSTASNKEVMIEKYVPKGERAKILLPDGSEVELNSDSRLTYPAVFTGASRDVKLSGEAFFRIKENARLPFHVNSGNLHITVLGTSFNVQSYPGQKLAKVAVVTGKIKVTKASGDTVLESSAPGLELHPSELVVFNTSSRLLEKKTYDVDEETGWRQGAVVFSDASFADIADRFDKIYNIRLINQSSKTEFSFNGAFSNTSPEEIIKSICLSKQLSYTINGNIITIH, encoded by the coding sequence ATGAAGGATTACTTGTCATATAGGGTTGAAGATTTTGTTACAGATGAGTCCTATCTGCGTTATTATTATAAGGAAGACGGGAAGGATATTTTATTCTGGACATTATGGATACAACGGCATCCTGAGAAGCTTGATGTCATCATTTCCGCCAACAACTACATCGATGCCTTATCCATACGGCTTTCCGAGGCGGAATTCCAGAAAGAACAACAGCGTTTTGAACATTCCCTGGAACAACTTTCCCTTGACGACGAATTCCTCGTGCCAATTACAGAAGGCGTCTCCCATCAAAATATTGTACAGCACACAGGTAAGAAGGTCCGCGTATGGCGTATAGCTGCCGGCTTTGCTGCTGTGGCAGCAGGCATGTTCTATATGTTTGTTTTTCACGGCAAAGGCTGGGATATTGTTAGCACTGCCTCCAACAAGGAGGTTATGATAGAAAAATATGTCCCCAAGGGAGAGCGTGCTAAAATACTTCTGCCTGACGGTTCAGAAGTAGAACTGAATTCGGACAGCAGGTTAACCTACCCTGCTGTGTTCACAGGCGCCAGCAGGGATGTAAAATTATCGGGTGAGGCGTTCTTTCGTATAAAAGAAAATGCAAGGCTTCCATTTCATGTTAATTCCGGGAATCTGCATATCACCGTATTAGGCACCTCTTTCAATGTACAAAGTTACCCTGGTCAAAAGCTGGCGAAGGTAGCGGTAGTTACGGGCAAGATTAAAGTAACAAAAGCCTCCGGCGATACAGTCCTGGAATCCTCGGCTCCCGGGCTGGAACTTCATCCTTCAGAGTTGGTAGTCTTTAATACATCCAGCCGCCTGCTTGAAAAAAAGACATATGATGTTGATGAAGAAACGGGATGGAGGCAAGGGGCTGTTGTATTCAGCGATGCAAGCTTTGCTGACATAGCCGACAGATTTGATAAAATTTATAATATCAGGCTCATCAATCAAAGTTCCAAAACTGAATTCAGCTTCAACGGAGCGTTTAGCAACACATCTCCTGAAGAAATCATAAAAAGTATTTGCTTGTCGAAACAACTTTCCTATACCATTAATGGAAATATAATAACGATTCACTAA